A genomic window from Camelus ferus isolate YT-003-E chromosome X, BCGSAC_Cfer_1.0, whole genome shotgun sequence includes:
- the NEXMIF gene encoding neurite extension and migration factor, with translation MDNQQEKAVIASANGENTLINGVKENDSEEQDVAMKSFAALEAAAPIQPIPVAQKETLMYPRGLLPLPSKKPSMQSPPSPLGLIEAPEHAANSASVNAISLTSGVAKGLNTWSLPNECEKAPFAIMEPAGMSALNGDCLMQPSRTCLGCFMESKDAVDPEPGISLKVSDLNKDYETCAVSDIGIQCINAGENMKYGEQLLSDQLLGFPLHKSRAGDRREAEKPDIDLEDTAQKSYYEALLLDKCNTEEALLANSNQDWGYFETFISESKIELLDLCSKNELSVNLFSEEDVDNYMFDDDESTLGSDVCSLKIRYESFQDNVRDKTTLLMQEDAQFNFFPSVFTTCPKRESKSGALKQGNDLSQFKVPDVSIIWGEEDKNLDKKKGKEESQEDKGVEKKDGKDNGEKSALNKPCSGTEVGQFKNPKQDHLTNSLEASGNFSDDSSFIEISYDAMGEIKDCSRYMARDTNSGSSSSQQNYGLRAKRKVRYSEDYLYDVDSLEGEKVSERKEWLPGGSKEEDDDEWCPKKRRKVTRKEPPVIIKYIIINRFKGEKNMLVKLGRVDANETTVNLNENQLNKYSKLAPLKGFWQKQKKQRNSNTDSNKTPLCQKQSFEPGSFEVSFLPPARKRKSKLGNRHRIQRIPSMETSTSAKQVSFCNDERQGSSRKEDGGLKGMLKSAALAAPGYANGSHLNDITGPDSVKVKAHDAQFKGPERKVLNKIKFKSEARLKSKKIKTGQESKPVVQMSPLLEDHPSKANSKNEAILGTSNNSHLSEFHETKVVKNSTFLPTTCSSEMPLSSTHVANNIPVIPGGYLQTLLDASDLSNNTGISYFTHQSPGQNESNLTQTEKSFVPLQPEQDCVLSSPSESELLQSSQNFKMESSNYGSVWPNKPTSGSQEFMTEVSREVTPAQSSEFGVSQVVSIENNLTATTYNPICLNSGGSSCNKVLYASVQDTQLPSDDSYQLCHFNNGEICFPFQQGPVNLDDGRLFSFDSMATISVNSSNYCSFSLKSCEKDGDDDITDDFLAHCSPKLVIQQSIDEIAPLKESTDLLDISNFTPDKFRHSSLSEMSPPDTPNLSPQITRCESIKTLGTLKGFQEGIPGPLGNMEKIKWDCSTLSRQVQVDDGFTLNNHQFQFHMFNDEDSVSLLQKAPCLSTFSDPSGQMSTNNKVSKPRKKSSPSKNGAMNPSSSQKNSRKKSPKASNKGIEKSPGKTSRQVPKSTKKGKYMAAISGEKMQIGISCGGGQINSISSTGKTLAECIQHGGPVASMKMPSQKGLSGDWSLGKESRPGWSDMSIGTNTNNLLDDDQREFQEPSYILSNIASGMADVQRFMMASIEPLWEPMEHRGNPNVFYSPESNSLKLKTLKILAGTPQESKKKVNSGSPGATKNHRSIKGVSKSNGKAAIGDPGRANIPGYNEDSRSAFFDKKYNNLSTLGNNGPTHKKLYRHKTSSKALRDEKCKGKRMEREQVHKDEAGTASFEKLRDSDYNLLKAETAFWVLPVFEEETRIFQKDI, from the exons ATGGATAACCAACAAGAAAAGGCTGTCATTGCCTCAGCCAATGGAGAAAACACTCTGATTAATGGGGTCAAGGAAAATG aCTCAGAGGAGCAGGATGTGGCAATGAAGTCATTTGCAGCTCTAGAAGCTGCTGCACCAATCCAGCCTATACCAGTGGCTCAAAAAGAGACTCTGATGTATCCCAGGggtctcctgcctctgccctctaAGAAGCCCAGTATGCAGAGCCCTCCCTCTCCTTTGGGCCTGATTGAAGCACCTGAGCATGCTGCTAACAGTGCTTCTGTGAATGCCATCTCCCTTACATCTGGTGTTGCGAAAGGCCTGAACACATGGTCACTGCCCAATGAGTGTGAGAAAGCTCCATTTGCCATAATGGAGCCTGCAGGCATGTCAGCTCTGAATGGGGACTGCCTCATGCAGCCAAGCCGGACTTGCTTGGGCTGCTTCATGGAATCCAAGGATGCAGTAGATCCTGAGCCAGGGATCAGTCTGAAAGTCAGTGATCTAAATAAGGATTATGAAACCTGTGCAGTATCTGATATAGGGATTCAGTGTATTAATGcgggagaaaatatgaaatacgGAGAGCAGCTGCTCTCAGACCAGCTCCTAGGCTTCCCCCTGCACAAATCAAGGGCAGGAGATAGACgagaagcagagaaacctgaCATTGACTTGGAGGATACAGCTCAGAAAAGTTATTATGAGGCATTACTATTAGATAAGTGCAATACAGAAGAGGCTTTGCTGGCAAATTCCAATCAGGATTGGGGTTACTTTGAGACTTTCATTAGTGAGAGTAAGATTGAATTGCTTGACCTCTGTTCCAAGAATGAGCTGTCTGTCAACCTGTTCTCTGAAGAAGATGTGGATAACTACATGTTTGATGATGATGAGTCAACACTGGGCAGTGATGTCTGCTCCCTGAAAATTCGATATGAGTCCTTCCAGGACAATGTTCGAGACAAGACCACCCTTTTGATGCAGGAGGATGCCCAATTCAACTTTTTCCCCAGTGTCTTTACTACCTGCCCCAAGCGGGAGTCTAAGAGTGGGGCTCTGAAGCAGGGCAATGATCTTTCCCAATTCAAGGTCCCTGATGTGAGCATTATCTGGGGGGAAGAAGATAAAAACTTGGACAAGAAGAAGGGCAAAGAAGAAAGCCAGGAAGACAAAGGTGtagagaaaaaagatggaaaggataatggagaaaaATCTGCCTTAAATAAACCATGCAGTGGAACTGAGGTAGGGCAATTTAAGAATCCAAAACAGGACCATCTTACCAATTCTTTGGAGGCATCAGGGAATTTCAGTGATGACAGTTCCTTCATTGAGATCTCCTATGATGCCATGGGGGAGATCAAGGACTGTAGCCGCTATATGGCTAGGGACACTAATTCTGGCAGCTCCTCCTCCCAGCAGAACTACGGGCTGCGAGCCAAGAGAAAAGTCAGGTACAGTGAAGATTATCTATATGATGTTGACTCACTAGAGGGTGAAAAAGTAAGTGAGAGGAAGGAATGGCTTCCAGGTGGTTCTAAAGAGGAAGATGATGATGAATGGTGTcccaaaaagagaaggaaagtaacCCGTAAGGAGCCCCCTGTTATTATCAAATATATCATCATCAATCGCTTTAAAGGTGAGAAGAACATGCTGGTGAAGTTGGGTAGGGTGGATGCCAATGAGACAACAGTGAATTTGAATGAGAATCAGCTCAACAAGTATTCCAAGCTGGCCCCTTTGAAGGGCTTCTGGCAGAagcagaagaagcagagaaacagcaaCACAGATTCCAACAAAACACCTTTATGCCAAAAACAAAGCTTTGAACCAGGTAGCTTTGAGGTGTCATTCCTGCCACCTGCTCGCAAACGAAAATCTAAACTTGGCAACAGGCATAGGATTCAAAGAATCCCATCCATGGAAACTTCAACAAGTGCTAAGCAGGTTTCATTCTGCAATGATGAGAGGCAAGGTAGTAGTCGTAAAGAAGATGGAGGCCTGAAAGGTATGCTGAAGTCAGCAGCTCTGGCAGCCCCCGGCTATGCAAATGGATCACATTTAAATGACATCACAGGCCCTGACTCAGTGAAAGTCAAAGCCCACGATGCACAATTTAAGGGGCCAGAGAGAAAAGTGCTcaacaaaatcaaatttaaaagtgaAGCCAGGTTAAAATCCAAGAAAATCAAAACTGGGCAAGAAAGCAAGCCAGTTGTTCAAATGAGCCCTCTTTTGGAAGACCACCCCTCCAAGGCTAATTCAAAGAATGAAGCTATTCTTGGGACCTCAAACAATTCACATCTATCTGAATTTCATGAGACAAAGGTTGTTAAGAATTCTACTTTCCTACCAACCACCTGTTCTTCTGAAATGCCTTTATCATCTACTCATGTGGCCAACAATATACCTGTTATCCCTGGAGGGTATCTACAGACATTGTTAGATGCTTCCGACTTGTCAAACAATACTGGTATCTCATATTTCACTCACCAGTCTCCAGGGCAAAATGAAAGCAACCTCActcaaacagaaaaatcatttgtaCCTCTCCAGCCTGAGCAGGACTGTGTGCTTTCTTCACCCTCCGAGTCTGAGCTGCTGCAATCATCCCAAAACTTCAAAATGGAATCAAGCAACTATGGAAGTGTGTGGCCCAACAAACCTACTTCTGGATCCCAGGAATTCATGACTGAAGTCTCAAGGGAGGTAACTCCAGCCCAATCCAGTGAATTTGGAGTCTCCCAAGTAGTCTCCATAGAAAATAACCTCACAGCTACAACATACAATCCAATCTGCCTCAATAGTGGTGGCAGTAGTTGCAACAAGGTCCTATATGCCTCTGTGCAAGACACCCAGCTCCCATCTGATGACTCTTATCAATTATGTCACTTTAATAATGGAGAGATCTGCTTTCCTTTCCAGCAGGGCCCAGTCAATCTGGATGATGGTCGGCTCTTTAGCTTTGATTCAATGGCCACAATCTCTGTCAACTCAAGCAATTATTGCTCCTTTAGCTTGAAATCCTGTGAaaaggatggtgatgatgatatcACTGATGACTTCTTGGCGCATTGCAGCCCCAAGCTGGTGATCCAGCAGAGCATTGATGAGATAGCACCACTAAAAGAATCCACTGACCTTCTGGATATCTCTAACTTCACTCCTGACAAATTCCGCCATTCTTCCCTCTCAGAGATGTCTCCACCTGACACCCCCAATCTTTCCCCTCAAATTACCAGATGTGAGAGTATCAAGACACTAGGAACACTAAAGGGGTTCCAAGAGGGTATACCAGGACCACTGGGCAACATGGAGAAAATCAAGTGGGACTGCAGTACCCTTTCACGGCAGGTCCAAGTGGATGATGGATTTACTTTAAACAACCATCAGTTTCAGTTCCATATGTTCAATGATGAGGATTCTGTCAGCCTTCTCCAAAAAGCCCCTTGCTTATCAACGTTCAGTGATCCATCTGGTCAAATGAGTACCAACAACAAGGTGTcgaaaccaagaaagaaaagttcaCCGAGCAAGAATGGGGCTATGAACCCAAGCTCTTCtcagaaaaacagcaggaaaaagtCTCCCAAAGCCAGCAACAAAGGGATTGAAAAATCACCTGGCAAAACCTCCCGCCAGGTCCCTAAGtcaacaaagaaaggaaaatacatggCTGCAATCAGtggagagaaaatgcaaattggCATTAGTTGTGGGGGAGGCCAAATCAACAGCATATCCTCCACAGGGAAGACGTTGGCTGAATGTATCCAACATGGCGGCCCTGTGGCTTCTATGAAGATGCCAAGTCAGAAGGGACTTTCTGGAGATTGGTCTTTGGGGAAGGAGAGCCGCCCAGGCTGGAGTGACATGAGCATAGGCACCAACACCAACAACCTTCTGGATGATGACCAACGAGAATTTCAGGAGCCTTCCTATATCTTGTCCAACATTGCCTCTGGTATGGCAGATGTGCAGAGATTTATGATGGCATCCATAGAGCCCCTTTGGGAACCCATGGAGCACCGTGGGAACCCCAATGTATTCTACTCCCCTGAATCCAATagtctaaaattaaaaaccctCAAAATATTGGCTGGGACACCACAGGAGTCTAAGAAAAAGGTCAACAGTGGCTCTCCAGGAGCCACTAAGAATCACAGGTCCATCAAAGGTGTGAGTAAAAGCAACGGGAAAGCAGCGATAGGTGATCCTGGTCGTGCAAACATACCTGGTTATAACGAGGACTCTCGCTCTGCCTTCTTTGATAAAAAGTATAATAACCTGAGCACTTTAGGCAATAACGGACCAACACACAAAAAGTTATATCGTCACAAAACCAGCTCCAAGGCCCTGAGAGATGAGAAGTGTAAGGGAAAGCGCATGGAGCGAGAACAGGTCCACAAGGATGAGGCTGGGAcagcttcttttgaaaaattgag